A single Musa acuminata AAA Group cultivar baxijiao chromosome BXJ2-1, Cavendish_Baxijiao_AAA, whole genome shotgun sequence DNA region contains:
- the LOC103973339 gene encoding uncharacterized protein LOC103973339, protein MLPETTHTRLARLRRATRPHDARDHTYAACSLTSCSSNHAPETHLCGQPACVVFLGFMPPRHTYAASPPASCSSDHAPGFMPPRHTCAASPPASCSSDHAVDFMPPRHTCVASPPASCYSASCPRDTPVRPARLRRAPRLHAPETHLRGQPACVVLLGFMPPRHTCAASPPASCSSDHAPETHLRGPPACVVLLGSCPRLHVPETHLRGPLACVMLLGFMPPRHTYAARPPASCSSASCPRDTPAWPARLRRAPRLHAPETHLHGQPSCIVLLDFMPPRHTCAASPPASCSSATRPPRLRLRGQSSES, encoded by the coding sequence atgttgcccgagaccacacatacgcggcttgcccgcctgcgtcgtgctactcgaccgcatgatgctcgagaccacacctacgcggcctgctcgcttacgtcgtgctcctcgaatcatgcccccgagacacacctgtgcggccagccagcctgcgtcgtgttcctcggcttcatgcccccgagacacacctacgcggccagcccgcctgcgtcgtgctcctcggatcaTGCCCCCGGCTTcatgcccccgagacacacctgcgcggccagcccgcctgcgtcgtgctcctcggatcaTGCCGTCGACTTcatgcccccgagacacacctgcgtggccagcccgcctgcgtcgtgctactcggcttcatgcccccgagacacacccgtgcggccagcccgcctgcgtcgtgctcctcggcttcatgcccccgagacacacctgcgcggtcagcccgcctgcgtcgtgctcctcggcttcatgcccccgagacacacctgcgcggccagcccgcctgcgtcgtgctcctcggatcatgcccccgagacacacctgcgcggcccgcccgcctgcgtcgtgctcctcggatcaTGCCCTCGGCTTCATGtccccgagacacacttgcgcggcccgctcgcctgcgtcatgctcctcggcttcatgcccccgagacacacctacgcggcccgcccgcctgcgtcgtgctcctcggcttcatgcccccgagacacacctgcgtggcccgcccgcctgcgccgtgctcctcggcttcatgcccccgagacacacctgcacggccagccttcctgcatcgtgctcctcgacttcatgcccccgagacacacttgcgcggccagcccgcctgcgtcgtgctcctcggctacacGCCCCCCGAGACTGCGCCTGCGTGGCCAGTCGtctgaaagctga